TTTCGCCATGCTGTTCGTCATTTTCGACGTCGAGGTCATCTTTCTGTATCCCTGGGCCATTGTCTTCAATAAGATCGGGCTCATCGGTCTGCTCGAAATGCTGATCTTTATCGGTCTTTTCCTCGTCGCCTATGTATACGCCTGGCGAAAAGGAGCGTTGGAATGGGACTAATTCAACTGGGGGGTCACGACAAAGACGGCTCCCCGGACGTCATCACGCTCACGGTTGAAAAGGCCGTGAATTGGGCTAGAAAAGGGTCCTTATGGCCCATGACCTTCGGACTTGCCTGCTGCGCCATTGAAATGATTGCAGCCGTCTCGTCCCGGTATGACATGGACCGCTATGGAGCAGGGGTCTTCCGCGCCTCCCCCCGCCAATCAGACCTGATGATCGTCGCGGGTACGGTCTGCCGACGGATGGCCCCGGTGATCCGCAAAATCTACGACCAGATGCCGGAACCGAAGTACGTCATTGCCATGGGGTCCTGTGCGACATCAGGCAATATTTACGATAGTTACAGCGTGGTGCAGGGAGTCGATCGCTTCGTACCGGTCGACATCTACGTGCCCGGGTGTCCTCCAACGCCAGAAGCCCTGTTCGACGGCATTCTGAAACTGCAGGAGCGCATCATGCAAAAGCGCGTGTTCCTCTCGCAACCGAAGGAAGTCAAAGACGCCCTGAAGGTCTAAAGACGAGAATCTGGCCCATGAATCACCTGGCACAACGAATCGAGGACACTTTTCCCGGCGCCTGCACGAAAGTGGTGGAATGGCGCGGAGACGTGGCGGTGACGGTCAATCGCGCGAATCTTCACGACGTGGCCTTGTTTCTCAAAAACGATCCTGCCATGCGATTCGACTATATCGTCCACGTCAGCTCGGTGGACTGGCCCGACGACGAAGAGCGGTTTGAAGTCGTCTACGAAGTCTATTCAATCCGTACACGGCAACGGATTCGTCTGAAAACGCGAGTGCCGGAATCGGACTGCATCGTGGATTCCTTGACCGATGTCTGGAAAGGCGCCGACTTCATGGAGCGCGAAGTCTACGACATGATGGGCATCCGGTTCCGAAACCATCCCGACCTTCGCCGCATTCTCATGCCGGATGAATACGAGGAAGGCTATCCCCTGCGCAAAGATTTTCCACTCCGCGGAAGAGGCTGGCGCGATACGTTCGAATTTTTGGATGAACCGACCCGGTAACGAAGGCCTGGTAGGACGACTGCACGATCATGGCACAGTTCGAAGATCAACGTACCACCGTCTATAAAGTCGATCCGGAGCATCCGGAAAGCGAAACGCTCCCGACGCTCCGGACTGAAGAGCTTCTGCTCAATATGGGCCCCCAACACCCGAGCACCCACGGAGTGTTGAAGGTCATCCTCGAGCTGGAAGGCGAACGGCTGGTCAAGTCCACCCCGGTCATGGGATTTCTTCACCGCGGCGTGGAAAAGCTTGCGGAGGAGGGCACCTATCATCAATTCATCCCGCACACGGATCGGCTCGACTACGTGTGCGCGATGTATAACAACTTCGCCTACTGCCGGGCGGTAGAAAAATTGATGAACATCACAGTGCCGGATCGCGCAGAATATCTGCGTACGATCGTGGCAGAGATTCAGCGCATTATCGGCCATCAGTTCTGGCTGGGCACCCAGGCCCTCGACATCGGCGCGATGACTGTCTTTTTCTACTGTTTCCGGGACCGTGAAATTCTACTCGACTGGTTTGATGAACTGTGCGGCGCCCGACTTACCACCAGTTGGTATCGCATCGGGGGAGTGGAACGGGACTTCACGCCGTCGTTGTTTGCCAAGCTAAAACAATTCCTCGACTACTTCCCGCCGAAAATCGATGAGTATGTGATTTTCTTGGAGAAGAACCGCATCTGGCTGGCACGAACCAAGGGCGTGGCCGTGATCTCTGCCGAAGATGCGTTGAGCTTTGGCCTAAGCGGACCAACGCTGCGCGGCTCCGGCGTTGATTACGATCTCCGCAAATATGAACCCTATTCCGCCTACCCGAAATGTGAATTCAACGTCCCCGTCGGCAAGAACGGCGACACCTACGACCGATACTGGATTCGGGTTCAAGAGCTCTATGAAAGCGTCAAGATCATCCGCCAATGCCTCGAGCAGATCCAGGATGGGCCAATCATGGCGGACGTGCCCAGTGTGACCCTACCTCCTAAGGAGCGGGTGTTCACCAACCTGGAATCCATGATTCAGCAGTTCAAGTTGTTTTCGCAGGGGTTCAATGCGCCTCCCGGAGAAATCTACTGCGGGACCGAGGCCCATAAAGGCGAGTTAGGCTTTTACATCGTCAGCACGGGCGGCGGAAAGCCGTACCGGCTGAAAATTCGCGCGCCCTCGTTTATCCATATGGGCGCGTTCGATCATATGTCGAAAGGCTACATGATCGCCGACGCCGTGACGATTTTCGGGACCTACGACATCGTCATGGGCGAATGTGACCGTTGACGCGTGGAGTGATCCGGGGAATGACGACTCTGTCGTTTATCGGATTGCCGAATCGATAAATCGTATTTGAGGAACCATGGGCTTGAAACCAGCCACCAATCCCGACGTCGAAGCCGCGACCATCGAACTATCTATTGATGGACGAACGGTATCGGCAAAGGACGGCGTCTCGCTCTATGACGTCATCGCCAGCACGGGCAAGATTATTCCCGCCATGTGCTACCACTACACGTTTGATCCGTTCGGATCCTGCGGCATGTGTTTGGTGATGCAAGAAGGTAAGAAAGCTCCGGTTCGCTCCTGTACCGCAAAAGCCACAGCAGGCATGGTCATCCGAACCGATGGGGACGATCTGTTCGCGGCGCGCAAAAAGGCGGTTGAAAAACATCTGTCCGTCCATCCGTTAGACTGCCCGGTCTGCGACGCCGACGGCCATTGCGAACTTCAGGACATGGCGTTCCAACATGGCGTCACGAATCTCGCCAGCGCCAAGCAAAAGTTTATCCCCGAAGACACGCGCAGCCTCGTGCTGGACTTCAACATGAATCGCTGCATCGCCTGCGCAGAATGCATCAACGTCTGCAAAGACGTGTTGATGATCGACGCGCTGCAATTCATGAAAAAGGGCGGCTTCAACCAAGTCGTGGCCAAAGGCGATCAGCCGCTGGCCTGTGAATTTTGCGGCGACTGTCTGGCGGTCTGCCCCGTCGGTGCCATCACGAACAAATACTCCAAGTATTTGTACAAACCGTGGCAAATGAAGAAGACCACGACGACATGTAACTATTGTGGTGACGGCTGCCAGCTGCACCTGGAGACCAAAGATACCGAGGTCGTCCGCGTGACGTCGCCGCTTTCCTGGAAGAATAAATGGGGGGATCGTTCTGAAACCGCCAAGGGCCATGGCGGGCTCTGCGTCCGAGGCCGATTCGGCTTTCAATACATCGACAGCGCGCAACGGCTGCGGCAACCGTTGGTTCGCACCGGCGACACCTTAACGGAAACGCCCTGGCTGGAGGCGATGCAAACGGTCATCGACCGACTCTCTGACATTCACCGTAAGCACGGCCCGGAGTCCATTGCCGGGCTCATCACCGCCCGTTGCACGAACGAAGAGCTGTATTTGTTCCAAAAGCTCATGCGGGCTGGTCTCAGAACCAACCAACTCGACAGTAGCGCGCGGTACGGTCACCTCAATTATGTGCACGCCGTGCGGCATGCGGTCGGCATCGGCCGCCCGCTGAATGATTGGGAGGATCTGACCAAAGCCAAAGCTGTCCTGGTCATCGGCTCGAACATCACCGAAACCAATCCATTGACGGCTGTTCGCATTAAGGAAGCCATCCGCGTGTATCAGGCGCAAGTGATCGTTGTGGACTCGTCCACGACCAACATCGCACAACTCGCGTCCCATCCGCTTTTGGTGAAGCCGGGAACGGAAGCCCTGCTGATCGACGGACTCGTCAAGGCCGTCATCGAACAGGATCTTGTGGACGAGACCACCACAGCCAAATATCCCCAGGCATTTGCGGCCTTGAAGGACGCGGTCGCACAGGTGTCCCTCGAGCAGATATCCGGTCAGACGGGTATCTCAGTCGATCAGATCCGCGAAATCGCGACCATCTTTGCCGAAGCGCCGCGCGCGATTGCCCTGTGTGCTGAAGGAATCGTTCGTCGACCGAACGGATACCAAAATGTCCTCAAGCTGCTCGATCTCGCCTGGGTGACCGGGAAACTCGGACAACCGGGATCCGGCGTCACCACCGTCACCGAGGAAATCAATGAACAGGGTGCCATCGACATGGGTGTAGCCCCTGAGTTTTTGCCCGGGCAGGCCAGATTCGATGATCCTGGCGCGCGTGAACGATTCGGCAAGGCCTGGGAAGTGACCCTTCCCGCCATTGGAACAGGCGCGAACCTCCTTGAAATTCTCGCGCGTATTCAGAGTGGCCAGATCAAAGCCCTCTATGTCATTGGAGAAAATCCATTGGCGACCTTGCCGGCTTCGATGCAGGTGAGAAGCGCACTCGAGAAACTCCAGCTTTTGATCGTTCAGGATCCGTTCCTGACCGAGACCGCCCGTATGGCGCATGTCGTGCTGCCCGCAGCTACCTATGCCGAAAAGGACGGTACCTTTACCAGCCTTGAAGGGAAAGTCTTGCGCGTCCGCCAGGCCATCGATCATGTCGGAGAAAGCCTGCCGGATTGGCATATCATGACCGCGCTGGCCAATGGCCTTGGCTACGAATGGCCCTACCAATCGCCGCAGGATGTACAAAACGAAATCATGAGGCTGCTGCCAGGCTATTACAATCTCGGCCAGCCGCGTCGGATTTCCCCATCGCCCGACTCCTATCTCTCGAATGGGTATACATCAGAGGTTGCAGACCGCTATCGCCGCCCGTCGGTACCAGGTTCTACAGGCACTGACGCTCGGCCATTTACCCTGATTATGGGGCAAGTGCTTTATCACTCCGGCAAAATGTCCACGCAGGCATCGGGGCTCATCAACATCGAACCGAACAACCAGCGCATACGGATGAATCCGGCCGACGTGGAACAACTCGGCATCACTGAGCAATCCACTGTCCGCCTGACGTCTCGACAAGGCTCTGTGCAGGCTGGAGTGAAGGCCGACCCGGACATTCAGATCGGATCCTGCTTCTTCCCCGAACATTTCAACGAGCCGCCCGTGAAAGATCTGATGACCACGGAGGCCGATCCAGTGACCGGAGTACCGTATTTCAAATCAACGCGCGTCACGATTGAAAAGGTTGGTGCGTAAGAGTAAGCTCGTCCGTCTTTTTGTTGTCGTTAGAGGTGGTGGGAATGAGTGTCGGGGCGTTAACCAAAAAAATTCTTCATGCCGCGTTGTTCTATGAAATTTGGGACGCCATGAAGGTAACCTTCAAACACATGTTTCACCGACCCATCACGTTCCAGTATCCCCGCGAACAACGGACGATTCCGGATGGTCACCGCGGCGCCCTCGGACTACTTCGTTATGCCGACGGTCGGGATCGTTGCGTAGGCTGCGATCTCTGCGAAGCGGCCTGTCCCTCGCGTTGCATCAAGGTCATTAGTCAGGAAGACCCCGAACGGCCTTTGCAACGATTCGCGAGCGAGTTCTATATCGATATCACCAAGTGCGTGTTTTGCGGCTATTGCGTGGAGGCCTGCCCGGTCAACGCGCTGGCCATGACGAAGATGTACGAATTCTCCACTCACGACAAGCGCACCCTCCTGTTCGACAAGAAGCGCCTCTACGAGGTTGGCGCACGCCATCTCGACGACGCCAAAAAATATCTCTACACGCACAACCAAGAAAAAAATTCGGACGAGAGTCGGGAGTATCGTTATTACTTCCCGCAATCAGTTCTCAAACCTACACAGTCGCAACCCAAACATTTGAGCTGAACCGTACCGTTATGGCTTTCCTGTTTTTCGCGTATTTCGCAGTGGTCAGTATTGTCGCCGGCATCCTGACCGTGTCACTGAAAAACCCGGTCCAGTGTGGGCTCGCCCTCCTGGCCCTGCTCCTTCACGTCTCAGGCCTGTTCGTCATGCTGAACGCCGAATTTCTCTGGGCCGTACAGGTCATTGTCTATGCCGGGGCGATCCTCGTGCTCTATCTCTTCGTCCTCATGTTGCTGAACCTCAAAACGGACGACCGCTATTTCCACGCCAGGACGCCCTATCTCCTGGCCCCCGCGGCCATCGGCTTGGCGTATCTTGTCTTCTTGTTGATCCGTTCTCCGTTCAGCGGATCCCGCGGCGACGCCTCAACAGCCGCAGTTCTTCTCAACGGAGATGCCCATGCGGTCGGCATTAAAATGTTCAGCGAGTATTTGCTGCAGTTTGAAATTATCGGTGTGTTTCTGACCGGAGCTATCGTCGGCGCGATTGTGCTGGCAAAAACGCCCAAGTCGATCGAAACGAGGCGGGACGCATGATTCCTTTATCCGCCTATGTCGTAGTCAGTGCCATTTTGTTTACAACAGGCCTGCTCGGGGTGCTCATCCGACGGAACTTCATTATCGTGCTCATGTCTGTCGAAATCATGCTGAATGCGGCCACGATCAACCTGGTCGCCTTCTCGCACTATCTCGAATCCATGCAAGGCCAAATCGTCGCCTTGTTCATGATCGCCATTGCCGCGGGAGAAGCGGCCATCGGGCTCGCGATCATCATTGTGGTGTTCCGCGGCAAAATTTCCACCAACGTCGACGAGATGAATCTCTTGAAGTGGTAACGTGTCTGATTCTATTGATTTGATCGTCAAATTGATTCCCCTGTTTCCGCTGATGGCTGTCATTGTGAACGGCCTCTTCGGACACCGGTATTCCCACGATCTGGCCCATCGCTTCGCGTGGGGCTCGGTGCTGATGTCCTTCCTCTGCGTGTTGGCCGTCTTTACAGAAACTTTGCGCACCGGGGCGGCTCGGGAAGTCATCGCCTACAAATGGATCTTCGGCGGCGACCTCACCATCAATCTCGCCTATCTGATCGACCCCCTCACCTGCATCATGCTCTTGGTGATCACCGGTGTCGGCTTCCTCATTCATGTCTACTCCGTCGGCTACATGCATGGGGAGACGGGGTTCACGCGCTTCTTCGTATACATGAACCTCTTTATGGTCTCGATGCTTCTCCTGGTGATGGGCAACAACTACGTGGTGTTGTTCATCGGCTGGGAAGGAGTAGGACTCTGTTCGTACCTGCTCATCGGCTACTACTACGACAAGGTGTCGGCCGCAAAGGCCGCCACAAAAGCCTTTGTCGTCAATCGTATCGGCGATGCCGGGTTCCTCTTGGCCATTTTCCTCGTCTTCGTCAATTTCAAGACGCTGGATTACACCCAGGTCATGCAGAACGCCGCGCAGCTCTCCCCAGAGATGGCTACCGCCATTGCGCTCTGCCTTCTCGTCGGCGCCGTCGGAAAATCCGCCCAGCTTCCCCTGTACACGTGGCTGCCGGATGCGATGGAAGGCCCAACCCCGGTCAGCGCGCTCATTCACGCAGCGACCATGGTCACCGCCGGCGTGTACATGATCGTCCGCAACCACGCCATTTTTGACCTGGCTCCCGTCGCCATGACCACCGTGGCCTGGATCGGGGGAGTGACGGCGCTGTTCGCGGCTACCATTGGGCTCGTCCAGACGGATATCAAGCGCGTGCTCGCCTATTCCACCGTGAGTCAGCTCGGCTATATGTTCCTGGGCTGCGGACTCGGCGCGTACACCGCCGCCGTGTTCCACCTCATGACCCACGCATTCTTCAAAGCCTTGCTGTTTCTCTCAGCCGGATCTGTCATCCACGCCCTATCCGGGGAACAGGACATCCGGAAGATGGGAGCCCTGAAGTCCAAGATTCCTTGGACCCACACACTCTTTTTGATCGGCACCATCGCCATCGCGGGAATCCCACCCCTGGCGGGATTCTGGAGCAAGGACGAAATCATGGGCCATGCCTTCGTCCACCACCATTACCTCCTCTATGGAATGGCAGCGGTGGGTGCATTCCTGACGTCGTTTTATATGTTCCGCCTGACATATCTCACGTTTTACGGAACGTCCCGACTGGATCACCACACAGCCGAACATGTGCATGAGTCACCGATGGTGATGATCGGACCGTTGATCGTTTTGGCGACTCTCTCCGTCATCGGTGGGTTCCCCGGCGTACCTCCGGAAAACGGTTGGTTCCACCACTTCCTTCACTCCGTCGCCGGAGTGGCAGGAGAAGAACATGCGACGCCACCCGCCTTGATGTTTGGCCTCATGGGCACAGCAACGGTCATCGCGCTGCTCGGGTGGGGGCTCGCACACTATTTCTATAGCGGCCCTTCGACCGCGGCCACCGCCCTGGCCGACCGCATGCCCGGCGTGTACACCACGCTGCTGAACAAGTATTACGTCGACGAACTCTACGACACTCTGTTCGTCGAGCCCACCAAAAAGCTGGGCAGACTTTGCGATTGGTTCGATCGCACTATTATCGACGGGCTTGTTCGCAGCATCGACCGGGGTACGGATCTGAGCTCTGCGGCCATCACCTGGACCGAAAAACACGTCGTCTACGCCGGCCTCAATATTATCGGCTATGCGAATCACCTCTTGGCGCGCTCATGGCGCCGCCTACAGACAGGCATGGTGCATCAATATGCCGCCATCATCGTGGCAGGCCTCTTCATTCTGGCTCACCTGATTTTGTTGATTTGGACCGGAGGCGGATCCACAGGGTATTCCGCGCGCTGACGCAGCAGTAGTTTGGATGTACGATGCTTGAAGAATTTAGTTTCGGATTTCCCATCCTGTCGTATCTGATCTTCCTTCCGTTGGTTGGAGCGGCCGTCCTCTGGCTGATCGACGACGAAGATCTCCTGAAGTCCACCACCTTGGGGATCACCCTGGTGGAATTGGCGCTGGCTTGCCTCGTCTTAGTCCGCTTCGTGCCCGATTCCGCAGCCATGCAATTTGCAGAACATGCGCGATGGCTTCCCGCGCTCGGTATCGGCTATCACCTGGCCGTCGATGGCATCAGCGTGCTCTTCGTGGGGTTGACGGCCTTTCTGACGGTGTTGGTGGTGATTTACTCCTGGGACACGATCCGTAACCAGGTACGCCTCTATTTCATGGCACTCCTGGCGTTGGAAACCACCACCATGGGCATTTTTGTGTCGATCGACCTGATCCTGTTTTTTGTGTTCTGGGAACTCATGCTCATCCCCAGCTACTTCCTGATCAAGCTCTGGGGAGGCGGAGCAGATCGCCACTATGCCGCTCTCAAATATGTCCTCTATACGCTCTTGGGCAGCGTGTTCATGCTGGTCGGCATCGCCTTGCTCGATATCAATTACCATCAGTGGGCCGTCACGCACCATCTAGACCACGTCTACTCCTTCGATCTCCTGGAGCTGTTATCCGTGCCGATTCCTCTCTCCCAGCAGATCCTGATCTTCTGGCTGATGTTCATGGGGTTCGCGTTCAAGGCGCCGGTCTTTCCCTTCCACACCTGGCTCCCGGATGCCTTAGTGGAGGGACCGATCGGCATGGCCGTCATGCTCGCGGGCATGAAGCTCGGCACTTACGGATTCCTTCGCTTCACCTTCCCATTAGTTCCTGAGGCTGCGAAAAGCGAAGGCGTGATCGCCATTGTAATGGTGCTAGCCCTCTGCGCCATTCTCTATGGGGCGGTGGTGGCGTTGGTCCAACTGGATTTCAAACGGCTGCTGGCCTTCAGCAGTATCAGCCACCTGGGTTTTGTCGTGGTTGGACTGTTTGCTCTGAATTTCCAAGGACTCCAAGGCAGCTTGCTGACCATGATCAACCTCGGGTTCAGCACGGCGGGACTCTTTTTCATGGCTGGCTTTTTGTCTACCCGGCAACAGAGTTCACATCTCGGTTCCTTCGGGGGATTCGCCAAACAAGCGCCGCTCTTAGCGACATTCCTACTGCTGATCGGCATGGCGTCCATCGGACTGCCCGGCACGAACGGCTTTGTTGGAGAATTCCTGATCCTGTTGGGAGCCTTCAAAGCCAAATGGTGGTTTGGCGCAGTCGCCGTCCTTGGCGTGATTTTCGGAGCGGCCTATTTCCTCTGGTACTACGAGCGCTCGATGCTGGGTCCCGTTGGCAAACACGTATCTGCCGTCGTCAAGGACCTTCATATGCGCGAAATCACCATTGCCCTCTCGCTTTCGGTCATGATTCTGTGGATCGGCCTCTACCCATCGCCCTTCCTGAGGATGATGAATGGCTCAATCCAGGCCCTTGTGGATAGGCTGGACCGTGCAAAAGTGGCCTCGGTTCACACTGTGACTCACGTGCCCACGAAGTAGGACCATGGCTGATTACACACTGCTCATCATTCTCTTTGCGCCGTTTCTCGGGGCGCTCGCGCTCATCTTCGTCTCCAACCGCCAGGTCTCGCTGGTACGCGGCGTGGCGGCCGGCTCAGCCTTTATCACTCTGATCGCGTCCGTGTATCTCTTTTACGCCTACGACCCGGTGAAGGGCGGCTATCAGTTCATCCAACGGATTGAATGGTCGCGCCAACTAGGTATCTCCCTCCATCTGGGCGTGGACGGCATCGGCACCCCGCTGGTCCTCGCGTCGGGCATTTTGCTCTTCGCAGGCATTTTCGTGTCCTGGCATATCAAAGACCGGATGAAGGAGTTTTACATCTGGATCTTGATTCTCGCGGCGGCGACCATCGGCGTCTTCATGTCGCTCGATCTGTTTTTCCTCTACTTCTTCTACGAAATGTCAGTCATCCCCATGTATTTGCTCTTGGGCATGTGGGGAAGTCACACGAAGAAATATCTCGAAATGACCGACCCGGAAGGCTTGAAGCAGCGTGACTCCGTCGGGTTTATTTTCAACTTCGGCGCCAACAGTAAGGAATATGCGGCCATGAAGCTGGTCCTGTTCCTCTCTGCGTTCGCCGTCGCCGCGCTCATGGGGATCTTGCTCATCTATAAGTTCTCCGGCCTCAATACCTTCGATATTCTGGTGCTTCGTGAAAAGGCGCATTTCTCCGGCCCGTTGGCGACGCTCATCTGGCTGCTGATCTTTTTTGGATTTGCCTCCATCGCCCCGATCTGGCCGCTGCACTCCTGGTCTCCCGTTGGTCACGCAGCCGCACCGGCCGCAACCAGCATGTTGCACGCCGGCGTGCTCATGAAGCTGGGGCACTTCTCCATCATCCGGGTGGCGTTTGAAATCCTCCCTGAAACCACCCGCGAGCTCATGCCCATTGCCGCCGTCCTCTGCATTTTCAGCATCATTTACGGCGGCCTCGTCGCCTACTATGCCAGGGACACCAAATACGTCATCGGGTACTCCAGTTCCAGCCACATGGGCTATGTCTTCCTGGGCATGGCGGCATTGGACTACATCAGTCTCAGCGGTGCCGTGATCTATATGTTCGCTCACGCCATGGCCACCGGCATGCTTTTCGCCATGGCCGGATGGGTCTATGACCAAACGCACACGCGGGACATCCCGTCACTCGGCGGCCTCTCCAACCGCATGCCGTTCATCTCCGCTGCCTTTGTGATCGGCTGCATGGCCTCCATCGGCATGCCAGGCACCGTGAATTTCATCGCGGAGGTCATGATCATCGTCGGCAGTTGGAACAAGTACCCATTCCAGGTCGTCATCGCCGTGCTCGGCATCGTTTTGACCATGGCCTATCTCTTCAAGATGATGCGCGGTCTCTTCTACGGCTCGATGGCCGAGAAATATAGTCACTCCCACGACGCCGTCGCCGTGGTGGACCGCATGCCACTCCTCGTCATGATTATGGTCAGCGTGAGTTTTGGCATTTTCCCCGGACACCTCTATTCCGTCGTTCGCTCCGGCGTGGACCCGCTGATTGCACGCATCACGAAAGTGGTACCGGTCGCGGAGCAACCGACTCACATTCCACTTGCCAGTTCGCCCATTTCGCCGGTGTCGGCATCGCATGAGGCGATCGCGAAGGTGACCCCGCGATGAATTTTTCCCTGACGCTTTCAGCCAGCGATCTCCTGCTCCTGCTGCCCGAGCTATTTCTCACTGTCTGGCTGTGCGTGGTGCTGGCCGTGGATTTTTCGTTCAAACGGATCGTCCAAGAACAGCTGGCGTATCTGACCATCCTCGGGCTGATGATCACCCTGGCCTGCCTCGCATGGTTCGACATGACTGGGGTGACGGGAACGCTTTTCGCCAAGATGTTCGTGGTCGATCGCATGGCCATCTTCTTCAAGGTCATGATTCTGCTCGCGACGATTTTGGTGATTCTCCTCTCGATCGACTATGTGCATCGGTTTTCGTTTTTCCGGGGGGAATACTACTTCCTCGTCGCCATGTCGGCGCTGGGGATGATGTTCATGGCCTCGGCCAACGATCTGCTTTCACTTTTCGTCACGCTGGAATTCGCGACCTTCGGCTTCTATGTCCTCGTGTCCTATCTCCGCGACGATATGGCATCGAATGAGGCGGGATTGAAATTCTTCATCCTCGGCGTCTTTGCGGCGGGATTGCTCGGCTATGGCATCAGCCTTGTCTATGGAGAAACCGGCAAACTGGTCTTTTCAGACATGACCGGCGCCAACCCGACGACCGGACTCGTGATCGGCTTCCTGCTCATTTTTGCGGCACTAGGCTTCAAAATCGGTGCAGTCCCATTCCATTCTTGGATTCCCGACACCTACCATGGCGCCCCGACGCCTGTGACGGCCTTCTTGTCGATCGCGCCGAAAGTCGCGGCCTTTGCGATCCTCCTGCGCCTGTTCCTCGTGGCGCTGGCGACCTTCAAACCGGCGTGGGCGTTGCTCATCGTGGCCGCCTCAATTCTCTCCATGACCTACGGCAACATTGTGGCCATTGCACAACGGAACATTAAGCGGCTACTGGCCTATTCCGGTATCGCTCAGGTCGGCAATG
This sequence is a window from Nitrospira sp.. Protein-coding genes within it:
- the nuoL gene encoding NADH-quinone oxidoreductase subunit L, giving the protein MSDSIDLIVKLIPLFPLMAVIVNGLFGHRYSHDLAHRFAWGSVLMSFLCVLAVFTETLRTGAAREVIAYKWIFGGDLTINLAYLIDPLTCIMLLVITGVGFLIHVYSVGYMHGETGFTRFFVYMNLFMVSMLLLVMGNNYVVLFIGWEGVGLCSYLLIGYYYDKVSAAKAATKAFVVNRIGDAGFLLAIFLVFVNFKTLDYTQVMQNAAQLSPEMATAIALCLLVGAVGKSAQLPLYTWLPDAMEGPTPVSALIHAATMVTAGVYMIVRNHAIFDLAPVAMTTVAWIGGVTALFAATIGLVQTDIKRVLAYSTVSQLGYMFLGCGLGAYTAAVFHLMTHAFFKALLFLSAGSVIHALSGEQDIRKMGALKSKIPWTHTLFLIGTIAIAGIPPLAGFWSKDEIMGHAFVHHHYLLYGMAAVGAFLTSFYMFRLTYLTFYGTSRLDHHTAEHVHESPMVMIGPLIVLATLSVIGGFPGVPPENGWFHHFLHSVAGVAGEEHATPPALMFGLMGTATVIALLGWGLAHYFYSGPSTAATALADRMPGVYTTLLNKYYVDELYDTLFVEPTKKLGRLCDWFDRTIIDGLVRSIDRGTDLSSAAITWTEKHVVYAGLNIIGYANHLLARSWRRLQTGMVHQYAAIIVAGLFILAHLILLIWTGGGSTGYSAR
- a CDS encoding NADH-quinone oxidoreductase subunit M, with translation MADYTLLIILFAPFLGALALIFVSNRQVSLVRGVAAGSAFITLIASVYLFYAYDPVKGGYQFIQRIEWSRQLGISLHLGVDGIGTPLVLASGILLFAGIFVSWHIKDRMKEFYIWILILAAATIGVFMSLDLFFLYFFYEMSVIPMYLLLGMWGSHTKKYLEMTDPEGLKQRDSVGFIFNFGANSKEYAAMKLVLFLSAFAVAALMGILLIYKFSGLNTFDILVLREKAHFSGPLATLIWLLIFFGFASIAPIWPLHSWSPVGHAAAPAATSMLHAGVLMKLGHFSIIRVAFEILPETTRELMPIAAVLCIFSIIYGGLVAYYARDTKYVIGYSSSSHMGYVFLGMAALDYISLSGAVIYMFAHAMATGMLFAMAGWVYDQTHTRDIPSLGGLSNRMPFISAAFVIGCMASIGMPGTVNFIAEVMIIVGSWNKYPFQVVIAVLGIVLTMAYLFKMMRGLFYGSMAEKYSHSHDAVAVVDRMPLLVMIMVSVSFGIFPGHLYSVVRSGVDPLIARITKVVPVAEQPTHIPLASSPISPVSASHEAIAKVTPR
- a CDS encoding NADH-quinone oxidoreductase subunit N; this translates as MNFSLTLSASDLLLLLPELFLTVWLCVVLAVDFSFKRIVQEQLAYLTILGLMITLACLAWFDMTGVTGTLFAKMFVVDRMAIFFKVMILLATILVILLSIDYVHRFSFFRGEYYFLVAMSALGMMFMASANDLLSLFVTLEFATFGFYVLVSYLRDDMASNEAGLKFFILGVFAAGLLGYGISLVYGETGKLVFSDMTGANPTTGLVIGFLLIFAALGFKIGAVPFHSWIPDTYHGAPTPVTAFLSIAPKVAAFAILLRLFLVALATFKPAWALLIVAASILSMTYGNIVAIAQRNIKRLLAYSGIAQVGNVLIGLAAGTKMGTDSILFYLLTYLFANLGAFAVIMAISNSVGSDEIDDYRGLNRRSPFLAFAMLIFLLSLAGVPPLAGFIGKLYIFVAAIKEGLYILITVGLVNIVVSMYYYLIVVKKMYINEPLDSSPIKTTGPLRAVIYVGLAGTLVIGIYPQPFLDWAVSATLMFSNFLGPAASILPPTPPVGG
- a CDS encoding NADH-quinone oxidoreductase subunit M, with the protein product MLEEFSFGFPILSYLIFLPLVGAAVLWLIDDEDLLKSTTLGITLVELALACLVLVRFVPDSAAMQFAEHARWLPALGIGYHLAVDGISVLFVGLTAFLTVLVVIYSWDTIRNQVRLYFMALLALETTTMGIFVSIDLILFFVFWELMLIPSYFLIKLWGGGADRHYAALKYVLYTLLGSVFMLVGIALLDINYHQWAVTHHLDHVYSFDLLELLSVPIPLSQQILIFWLMFMGFAFKAPVFPFHTWLPDALVEGPIGMAVMLAGMKLGTYGFLRFTFPLVPEAAKSEGVIAIVMVLALCAILYGAVVALVQLDFKRLLAFSSISHLGFVVVGLFALNFQGLQGSLLTMINLGFSTAGLFFMAGFLSTRQQSSHLGSFGGFAKQAPLLATFLLLIGMASIGLPGTNGFVGEFLILLGAFKAKWWFGAVAVLGVIFGAAYFLWYYERSMLGPVGKHVSAVVKDLHMREITIALSLSVMILWIGLYPSPFLRMMNGSIQALVDRLDRAKVASVHTVTHVPTK